Proteins from one Corallococcus exiguus genomic window:
- a CDS encoding GumC family protein yields the protein MEGTVLDPAGGAPGAASASVMHRVRGVWRRRWVMLGVALGVTALTAAWTLRQPRIYASSTSLIIDVTAPRILDGEVKEVMGEERSNYWFNKEYYATQSEIITSRAVASRVVDRLGLSKDASFLGLPANQDPAERAKALEDADPVGLLRSRIQVVPGKDSRVMNIGVEDVDPARAALLSNEVAAAYMAENLALKLRTTEEARTWLEGRLDELGRQSKAGEMAVYDLKKDADMLSTSLESRLSIVSERINSYNLKLTEVRTRIAAQQARVDAIHRLRRDAGNDETWAEAVPGAKDGPIQDLKSRYGEQKAACAELTERYLPEHPKLLECNRKLDVVRADLLKSLSNVVRSAETQLAEAQGEEKNLNKLLDETKAEAFQVNKKAIEYGRLQRESDNNQRLYELVLKRLKDIELSGLLRTSNVRVLDPAQPAMVPVRPHTRRNLMVGWVMGLLLGLGVALFLEMLENSVASQADVEDVLGLAFLGVVPRMEATKAPGDRDLYVHRAPRSAVAECCRAVRTNLLFMSPDHPCKTLVVTSSGPQEGKSTTCINLGVAMAQSGNRVLLLDTDMRRPRLHRAFGVPNDLGISSLVVGEGSLDKAVKSTEVPNLFVLPCGPLPPNPAELLHTRAFKELLRTAGEKFDRIILDSPPLNAVVDAAVLATQADGVVMVLKAGRTDRSAAKRALRSLADVQARMFGAILNDVDLRQPRYGDTYLGYQGYGPTQDEPKGGVAPS from the coding sequence GTGGAAGGAACGGTGTTGGACCCGGCCGGTGGGGCGCCCGGCGCGGCGTCCGCGAGCGTGATGCACCGGGTGCGGGGCGTGTGGCGCCGGCGGTGGGTGATGCTCGGGGTGGCGTTGGGCGTCACCGCGCTCACCGCGGCGTGGACGCTGCGGCAGCCGCGCATCTACGCGTCCAGCACCTCGCTCATCATCGACGTCACCGCGCCGCGCATCCTCGACGGCGAGGTGAAGGAGGTGATGGGGGAGGAGCGCAGCAACTACTGGTTCAACAAGGAGTACTACGCCACGCAGAGCGAGATCATCACCTCGCGCGCGGTGGCCAGCCGTGTGGTGGACCGGCTGGGGCTGTCGAAGGACGCGTCCTTCCTGGGGCTGCCGGCGAACCAGGATCCGGCGGAGCGCGCGAAGGCGCTGGAGGACGCGGACCCGGTGGGGTTGTTGCGCTCGCGCATCCAGGTGGTGCCCGGCAAGGACTCGCGGGTGATGAACATTGGCGTGGAGGACGTGGATCCCGCGCGCGCGGCGCTGCTCTCCAACGAGGTGGCCGCCGCGTACATGGCGGAGAACCTGGCGCTGAAGCTGCGCACCACGGAGGAGGCGCGCACGTGGCTGGAGGGGCGCCTGGACGAGCTGGGCCGTCAGTCCAAGGCCGGCGAGATGGCCGTCTACGACCTGAAGAAGGACGCGGACATGCTGTCCACGTCGCTGGAGTCGCGGCTGTCCATCGTCAGCGAGCGGATCAACTCCTACAACCTGAAGCTCACCGAGGTGCGCACGCGCATCGCGGCGCAGCAGGCGCGCGTGGACGCCATCCACCGGCTGCGCAGGGACGCGGGCAACGACGAGACGTGGGCGGAGGCGGTGCCCGGCGCGAAGGACGGTCCCATCCAGGACCTCAAATCGCGCTACGGCGAACAGAAGGCCGCGTGCGCGGAGCTGACCGAGCGCTACCTGCCGGAGCACCCGAAGCTGCTGGAGTGCAACCGCAAGCTGGACGTCGTGCGCGCGGACCTGCTCAAGAGCCTGAGCAACGTGGTGCGCTCGGCGGAGACGCAGCTGGCGGAGGCGCAGGGCGAGGAGAAGAACCTCAACAAGCTCCTGGACGAGACGAAGGCCGAGGCCTTCCAGGTGAACAAGAAGGCCATCGAGTACGGACGGCTGCAGCGCGAGTCGGACAACAACCAGCGGCTCTATGAGCTGGTGCTCAAGCGGCTGAAGGACATCGAGCTGTCGGGCTTGCTGCGCACGAGCAACGTGCGCGTGCTGGACCCCGCGCAGCCGGCGATGGTGCCGGTGCGGCCGCACACGCGGCGCAACCTGATGGTCGGCTGGGTGATGGGGCTGCTCCTGGGGCTGGGCGTGGCGCTGTTCCTGGAGATGTTGGAGAACAGCGTCGCGTCGCAGGCGGACGTGGAGGACGTGCTGGGCCTGGCGTTCCTGGGCGTGGTGCCGCGCATGGAGGCCACGAAGGCGCCGGGCGACCGCGACCTGTACGTGCACCGGGCGCCGCGCTCGGCGGTGGCGGAGTGCTGCCGCGCGGTGCGCACCAATCTGCTGTTCATGTCGCCGGATCATCCCTGCAAGACGCTGGTGGTGACGTCCAGCGGCCCGCAGGAGGGCAAGTCCACCACGTGCATCAACCTGGGCGTGGCCATGGCCCAGAGCGGCAACCGCGTGCTGCTGTTGGACACGGACATGCGCCGGCCCCGGCTGCACCGCGCGTTCGGCGTGCCCAACGACCTGGGCATCAGCTCGCTGGTGGTGGGCGAGGGTTCGCTGGACAAGGCGGTGAAGAGCACGGAGGTGCCCAACCTCTTCGTGCTGCCGTGTGGCCCGTTGCCGCCGAACCCCGCGGAGCTGCTGCACACGCGTGCCTTCAAGGAACTGCTGCGCACCGCGGGGGAGAAGTTCGACCGCATCATCCTGGACAGCCCGCCGCTCAACGCGGTGGTGGACGCGGCGGTGCTGGCCACGCAGGCGGACGGCGTGGTGATGGTGCTCAAGGCGGGCCGGACGGACCGGAGCGCCGCGAAGCGCGCGCTGCGCTCGTTGGCGGACGTGCAGGCGCGGATGTTCGGCGCCATCCTCAACGACGTGGACCTGCGGCAGCCGCGCTACGGCGACACGTACCTGGGCTACCAGGGCTATGGCCCGACGCAGGACGAGCCCAAGGGAGGGGTGGCGCCGTCGTGA
- a CDS encoding glycosyltransferase translates to MRGAGLRVLHLGKFYPPASGGMEAHVRTLARAQASLGAQVEVLCANHSVDGTGTSHEFHGRSPTREEWDGPVRVIRLGRLASVARMDVMPSLPFVLRRALARGVDVVHLHVPNPSMVLALDAVPRLPAVVVTHQSDIIRQKVAGALFRPFEWMLYSRAARLLATSDAYVRGSSLLSTFKSKVRVLPLGIELESYLRPPSAEAREAQARWTAEAAGGPLWLMVGRLVYYKGLFTALEALVHAPGRLVIVGEGPLAEEGRARAKALGIEDRVTWAGYLSPEALTGAYRAATALWFPSNARSEAYGLSQVEALASGLPVLNTAVPDSGVAWVSLHEHTGLTVPVGDARALAAAARRLVEEPGLRERLSRGAQERARAEFAHDVMASRSLELYAEALGRQPVAEERSDASVRHVAGGR, encoded by the coding sequence GTGAGGGGCGCGGGCCTGCGGGTGCTGCACCTGGGGAAGTTCTACCCTCCGGCCTCCGGCGGCATGGAGGCGCACGTGCGCACGCTGGCGCGCGCGCAGGCGTCGCTGGGCGCGCAGGTGGAGGTGCTGTGCGCGAACCATTCCGTGGACGGCACCGGGACGAGCCACGAGTTCCACGGGCGCAGTCCCACGCGTGAGGAGTGGGACGGTCCGGTGCGCGTGATTCGCCTGGGGCGGCTCGCGTCCGTGGCGCGCATGGACGTGATGCCGTCGCTGCCGTTCGTGCTCAGGCGGGCGCTGGCGCGGGGCGTGGATGTGGTGCACCTGCACGTGCCCAACCCGAGCATGGTGCTGGCGCTGGACGCGGTGCCACGTCTGCCGGCGGTGGTGGTGACGCACCAGAGCGACATCATCCGGCAGAAGGTCGCGGGCGCGCTGTTCCGTCCCTTCGAGTGGATGCTGTACTCGCGCGCGGCGCGGCTCTTGGCCACGAGTGACGCGTACGTGCGCGGCTCGTCGCTGCTGTCGACGTTCAAGTCGAAGGTGCGGGTGCTGCCGCTGGGCATCGAGCTGGAGTCATACCTGCGGCCTCCTTCCGCGGAAGCGCGCGAGGCACAGGCGCGATGGACGGCGGAGGCGGCGGGCGGGCCGCTGTGGCTGATGGTGGGGCGGCTCGTCTACTACAAGGGGTTGTTCACGGCGCTGGAGGCGCTGGTGCACGCGCCGGGGCGGCTGGTCATCGTGGGCGAGGGGCCGCTGGCGGAAGAAGGCCGCGCGCGGGCGAAGGCGTTGGGCATCGAGGACCGGGTGACGTGGGCGGGCTACCTGTCGCCAGAGGCGCTGACGGGCGCGTACCGGGCCGCGACGGCGCTGTGGTTTCCTAGCAACGCGCGCAGCGAGGCGTATGGCCTGTCGCAGGTGGAGGCGCTGGCGAGTGGATTGCCCGTGCTCAACACCGCTGTGCCGGACTCCGGTGTGGCGTGGGTAAGCCTGCATGAGCACACCGGGCTCACGGTGCCCGTCGGTGATGCGCGGGCGCTGGCGGCGGCGGCGCGCAGGTTGGTGGAGGAGCCGGGCCTGCGGGAGCGGCTGTCGCGTGGGGCGCAGGAGCGTGCGCGGGCGGAGTTCGCCCATGACGTGATGGCGTCGCGCAGCCTGGAGCTGTACGCGGAGGCGCTCGGACGGCAGCCGGTGGCGGAGGAGCGGAGCGATGCCTCTGTCCGGCACGTCGCGGGCGGGCGCTGA
- a CDS encoding glycosyltransferase family 4 protein, with amino-acid sequence MHGTRASHRDGPAEGGGRSSHASGGAPLRVLHVSSGNLYGGVETLLRTLALASADRAGGAVHAFALCFEGRIAEELRAAGAPLTLLGPAKVSRPWRVWEARRALMSLLQREAFDAVVCHAAWPQAIFGPVVRTAGVPLIFFQHDALSGSHWVERWARVTSPDLALCNSRYTASTLPSVYPRTPWRVLHPPVRDGGPDLVASERTSLRGELGADAADVVIVHASRMQEWKGQRLLLEALGRLRQMPRWKAWFAGGAQRPEEIAYEAGLKAQALALGLGDRVRFLGQRSDVPRLLRAAEVHCQPNTGPEPFGLAFVEALYAGLPVVTTALGGPLEIVDGSCGVLVQPKPEVLAQALRGLIEAEAARRKLGSGGPARAKALSAPDAFLTALEDAVRSVARKAAA; translated from the coding sequence ATGCACGGAACGCGCGCGTCTCATCGTGACGGTCCCGCGGAGGGCGGAGGTCGCTCCTCGCATGCGTCAGGTGGTGCGCCGCTGCGCGTGCTGCATGTCTCCAGCGGCAACCTCTACGGCGGCGTCGAGACGTTGCTGCGCACGCTGGCGCTCGCGAGCGCGGACCGGGCGGGCGGCGCGGTGCATGCGTTCGCGCTCTGCTTCGAGGGACGCATCGCGGAGGAGCTTCGCGCTGCGGGCGCGCCGCTGACGTTGCTGGGGCCGGCGAAGGTGAGTCGTCCCTGGCGGGTCTGGGAGGCTCGACGCGCGCTGATGTCGCTGCTCCAGCGGGAGGCGTTCGACGCGGTGGTGTGTCACGCGGCGTGGCCTCAAGCCATCTTCGGGCCAGTGGTGCGCACGGCCGGTGTCCCGCTGATCTTCTTCCAGCACGACGCACTGTCGGGCTCGCACTGGGTGGAGCGGTGGGCTCGTGTCACCTCTCCGGACCTGGCGCTGTGCAACAGCCGATACACCGCGAGCACGCTTCCGAGCGTGTATCCGCGCACGCCGTGGCGCGTGCTTCATCCTCCCGTCCGCGACGGTGGCCCGGACCTCGTGGCTTCCGAGCGCACGTCGCTCCGCGGCGAGCTGGGCGCGGACGCGGCGGATGTCGTCATCGTTCATGCCAGCCGCATGCAGGAGTGGAAGGGGCAGCGGCTGCTGCTCGAAGCGCTGGGCCGGTTGCGCCAGATGCCTCGCTGGAAGGCGTGGTTCGCTGGTGGTGCGCAGCGCCCGGAGGAGATTGCCTACGAAGCGGGCTTGAAGGCCCAGGCCTTGGCCCTGGGCCTGGGGGACCGTGTGCGGTTCCTGGGACAGCGCTCGGATGTGCCTCGCCTGCTGCGCGCGGCGGAGGTGCACTGTCAGCCCAACACCGGGCCGGAGCCGTTTGGCCTGGCGTTCGTGGAGGCGCTCTATGCCGGGCTTCCCGTGGTCACCACCGCGCTGGGCGGACCGCTGGAGATCGTCGATGGCTCTTGCGGCGTGCTCGTGCAGCCGAAGCCGGAGGTCCTGGCCCAGGCGCTGCGCGGACTCATCGAAGCTGAAGCGGCTCGACGGAAGCTGGGCAGTGGTGGCCCCGCTCGCGCGAAGGCGCTGAGCGCACCGGATGCCTTCCTGACGGCGCTGGAGGATGCAGTGCGCTCCGTGGCCCGGAAGGCCGCTGCATGA
- a CDS encoding O-antigen ligase family protein produces MSGASPRPQLQGPGVLHRRYVRRAPQPATTQAVPTPVAASPGLLGSGHVVVAFIVLLFICQLALLMEALAPARVVFRILSFGTSLALLVLVKGPRLKHPAMPFLLASAGLTALNFFHPGTNTPLAAAAQLGIQISVFAPLFWASRLRIDAKMFGRVVLLLFLFNMASASLGVLQVTFPGRFQPALSAMVESQGEGYVRSLQFETASGARVFRPMGLTDVPGGAATGAFYSVLLGGAFLLSRQGMSRKVLGAAGIGIGLICLYLGQVRVAAVTLIVCMAAMALVLTVSGRWVRLVALAAVVGGFAVVAFGWAVAVGGDAVLSRWSTLTASDPSQVYQSNRGRFLDETFDQVLPEFPLGAGLGRYGMANAYFGDNLDRESPPLWAEIQWTAWAYDGGWLGLVCYPLALLVTLGWGFQVARRRDDSAGEFWLWGSLLFAYDLGALAQTFSYQFFMSQMGMEFWLLNAAFFSAYWNRNAALHPHRR; encoded by the coding sequence ATGAGTGGCGCGAGTCCTCGTCCCCAGCTCCAGGGGCCCGGTGTGCTGCATCGGCGTTACGTGCGCCGCGCGCCCCAACCCGCGACAACGCAGGCCGTGCCGACTCCTGTGGCGGCGTCTCCGGGGCTGCTCGGTTCGGGTCACGTGGTGGTGGCGTTCATCGTCCTGCTCTTCATCTGCCAGCTCGCGCTGCTGATGGAGGCGCTGGCTCCGGCGCGCGTGGTGTTCCGCATCCTGTCGTTCGGCACGAGCCTGGCGCTGCTGGTGCTGGTGAAGGGCCCGCGCCTCAAGCACCCGGCGATGCCCTTCCTGCTCGCCTCGGCGGGGCTCACCGCGCTGAACTTCTTCCACCCCGGCACCAACACCCCGCTGGCGGCGGCCGCGCAACTGGGCATCCAGATCTCCGTGTTCGCGCCTCTGTTCTGGGCGAGCCGCCTGCGCATCGACGCGAAGATGTTCGGACGCGTCGTCCTGCTGCTCTTCCTGTTCAACATGGCGAGCGCCTCGTTGGGCGTCCTGCAGGTGACCTTCCCCGGACGCTTCCAGCCCGCCCTGTCCGCCATGGTCGAAAGCCAGGGCGAGGGCTATGTGCGCAGCCTCCAGTTCGAGACCGCGAGCGGCGCGCGCGTGTTCCGTCCCATGGGGCTGACGGATGTCCCGGGCGGAGCCGCCACCGGCGCCTTCTATTCGGTGCTGCTGGGCGGCGCGTTCCTGCTCAGCCGTCAGGGCATGTCCCGGAAGGTGCTGGGCGCGGCGGGTATCGGCATCGGGCTCATCTGCCTCTACCTGGGACAGGTGCGCGTCGCGGCGGTGACGCTGATTGTCTGCATGGCGGCCATGGCGCTGGTGCTCACCGTGAGCGGCCGGTGGGTGCGGCTCGTGGCATTGGCCGCGGTCGTGGGTGGCTTCGCGGTGGTGGCCTTCGGCTGGGCCGTCGCGGTCGGTGGCGACGCGGTGCTCTCGCGCTGGAGCACGCTCACGGCCTCCGACCCCTCGCAGGTGTATCAATCCAACCGCGGCCGCTTCCTCGACGAGACCTTCGACCAGGTGCTCCCGGAGTTCCCCCTGGGCGCGGGCCTGGGCCGCTACGGCATGGCCAACGCCTACTTCGGCGACAACCTCGACCGCGAGAGTCCTCCGCTGTGGGCCGAAATCCAGTGGACGGCGTGGGCGTACGACGGAGGATGGCTGGGGCTCGTCTGCTATCCGCTCGCGTTGCTGGTGACGCTGGGGTGGGGCTTCCAGGTGGCGCGGCGCCGCGATGACTCGGCGGGCGAGTTCTGGCTCTGGGGCAGCCTGCTCTTCGCGTATGACCTGGGCGCGCTCGCGCAGACCTTCAGCTACCAGTTCTTCATGAGCCAGATGGGCATGGAGTTCTGGCTGCTCAACGCGGCCTTCTTCAGTGCGTACTGGAACCGGAATGCGGCCCTACACCCTCATCGCCGGTGA
- a CDS encoding glycosyltransferase family 4 protein, with protein sequence MDRANLALADWLARQGGPVRLVAHRVEDSLLRYPNVHFVRVPKPANAYLLGEPLLDAVGRFWAARTLAQGGQVVANGGNCEVPAANWVHYVHAAHAPEPVGSPLRTLKGHVSHRMHLRSEQRALRRARIILANSERTRQDLLAATGVEASRVHVVYLGGDPTRFPSTTPVLRREARTSLGWSQERRVALFVGALGDRRKGFDTLFHAWARLCARREWDMDLCVVGTGAQRESWERAAREQGLGERIRFLGFRDDVPRLMAAADLLVSPTRYESYGLGVHEALCVGIPALVSRSAGVAERFPSSLQGLLLDDPEDSGELVRRLEEWRARGGDWMPAVAALSSELRAWTWDAMAAAVVARLEA encoded by the coding sequence ATGGACCGCGCGAACCTCGCGCTGGCGGACTGGCTCGCGCGCCAGGGTGGCCCCGTGCGGCTGGTGGCGCACCGGGTGGAGGATTCGCTCCTGCGCTACCCCAACGTGCACTTCGTCCGCGTGCCCAAGCCCGCGAACGCGTACCTGCTGGGCGAGCCGTTGCTCGACGCCGTAGGGCGCTTCTGGGCGGCGCGCACGCTGGCCCAGGGGGGCCAGGTGGTGGCCAACGGCGGCAACTGCGAGGTGCCCGCCGCCAACTGGGTCCACTACGTCCACGCCGCGCACGCCCCCGAGCCCGTCGGCAGTCCGCTGCGCACGCTGAAGGGTCACGTGAGCCACCGGATGCACCTGCGCAGCGAGCAACGCGCGTTGCGCCGGGCGCGGATCATCCTGGCGAACTCGGAGCGCACGCGGCAGGACCTGCTGGCCGCCACGGGCGTGGAGGCATCCCGCGTCCATGTCGTGTACCTGGGCGGTGATCCGACGCGCTTCCCGTCCACGACGCCTGTGCTTCGTCGTGAGGCGCGGACGTCGCTGGGCTGGTCTCAAGAACGGCGGGTGGCGCTGTTCGTGGGCGCACTGGGGGACCGGCGCAAGGGCTTCGACACGCTCTTCCATGCGTGGGCGCGGCTGTGCGCGAGACGCGAGTGGGACATGGACCTGTGCGTCGTGGGGACGGGGGCGCAGCGGGAATCATGGGAGCGCGCGGCGCGTGAGCAGGGCCTGGGCGAGCGGATCCGCTTCCTGGGCTTCCGCGACGACGTGCCCCGCCTGATGGCGGCCGCGGACCTGCTGGTGTCCCCCACGCGCTACGAGTCCTATGGCCTGGGCGTGCACGAAGCGCTGTGCGTGGGCATCCCCGCGCTGGTGAGCCGCTCGGCGGGCGTGGCGGAGCGCTTCCCGTCGTCGCTCCAGGGGTTGCTGTTGGATGACCCCGAGGACTCTGGCGAACTGGTGCGGCGCCTGGAGGAATGGCGGGCCCGGGGCGGG